A section of the Chryseobacterium scophthalmum genome encodes:
- a CDS encoding ABC transporter permease yields MNNIFLITKREFLTQVKKKSFVILTLLAPLMIIAFGAVVGMMFKANQSHNVIEVVDNSGLFKGQLKSDEKINYVFIPSAEEQSKLNNLKGNETLDGILILPPLSGNNFDDLEKSTRLVVNTKIGFDTKQQITSDITNVIKKEKIKQLGIQEAQLADLDKSFTLKTINVSEDNKEDSDLAFGVKSALSMVLMYVTFMFIIIYGVRVMRSVLEEKNNRVVEIIISSVKPFELMMGKILGVTMVALTQFIVWIMMSVAGALVLNTGFSSLQKNIPGGNEELMSKLDITQIATQVSHSLLELNFPLIIFVFIIFFLLGYMFYSSVYAAIGSAVDNETETQQFTLFAILPLTLGMYGSISVINNPDGPVGFWMSIIPFTSPVAMVARIPFGVPAWQIALSIGLLLGTTIFMIFLAGKIYRVGILMYGNKATLKEIWKWIRG; encoded by the coding sequence ATGAACAATATTTTTTTAATTACAAAAAGGGAATTTCTTACGCAGGTTAAGAAAAAATCCTTCGTTATACTCACTTTATTGGCGCCGCTAATGATTATTGCTTTTGGAGCGGTTGTCGGAATGATGTTTAAAGCCAATCAGTCTCACAATGTGATTGAAGTGGTTGATAACAGCGGGCTTTTTAAAGGACAATTGAAGTCTGATGAAAAAATCAATTATGTATTTATTCCTTCTGCTGAAGAGCAATCTAAGCTTAACAACTTAAAAGGTAATGAAACTCTGGACGGAATTTTAATTCTTCCGCCTTTATCAGGGAATAATTTTGATGATTTAGAGAAAAGCACACGATTGGTTGTAAACACCAAAATAGGTTTTGATACTAAACAACAAATTACTTCAGACATTACGAATGTCATTAAAAAAGAGAAAATAAAACAACTTGGAATTCAGGAAGCGCAACTTGCCGATCTTGATAAAAGTTTCACTTTAAAAACTATCAATGTTTCTGAAGATAATAAAGAAGATTCAGATTTGGCATTTGGTGTAAAAAGTGCTTTAAGCATGGTTTTGATGTATGTAACATTTATGTTTATCATCATTTATGGAGTTCGTGTAATGCGAAGTGTTTTGGAGGAAAAAAACAACCGTGTTGTAGAAATCATCATATCTTCAGTAAAACCTTTTGAATTGATGATGGGAAAGATTTTGGGAGTTACCATGGTTGCTTTAACGCAGTTTATTGTATGGATTATGATGTCTGTAGCTGGAGCTTTGGTTTTAAACACAGGGTTTTCTTCACTTCAGAAAAACATTCCGGGAGGAAATGAAGAACTGATGAGCAAACTTGATATCACACAAATCGCAACTCAGGTTTCTCATAGTTTATTAGAATTAAATTTCCCGTTGATTATTTTTGTATTTATCATATTTTTCCTTTTAGGATATATGTTTTATAGTTCTGTTTATGCTGCAATTGGTTCAGCAGTTGACAACGAAACCGAAACGCAGCAGTTTACTTTATTTGCCATTCTTCCGCTTACATTAGGAATGTATGGAAGTATTTCTGTGATTAATAATCCTGATGGACCTGTTGGTTTCTGGATGTCGATTATTCCATTTACCTCGCCTGTTGCAATGGTTGCAAGAATTCCTTTCGGAGTTCCGGCTTGGCAGATTGCTTTGTCGATTGGTTTGCTTTTAGGAACAACTATTTTCATGATTTTCCTTGCCGGAAAAATTTATAGGGTAGGAATTTTGATGTATGGAAATAAGGCGACTTTGAAGGAGATCTGGAAGTGGATCAGAGGATAA
- a CDS encoding ABC transporter ATP-binding protein, translating into MLKAEQITKTYNAGKKTALDDFSIHVPKGSIYGLLGPNGAGKTSFIRIINQITQADSGNVFINGEKLNPNHIKDIGYMPEERGLYKNMSVGDQILYFGELKGMTKNDALNEAKKWFDKLNIDQWWKKKLSELSKGMAQKIQFVVTVLHRPHLLILDEPFSGFDPVNANLIKDQIIELKNNGTTIILSTHRMESVEEMCDYVALINNSKKIIDGRVFDVREKFKKNIFGVTLSEVNDNQFDQFKNKYGIFNMTHENNLVSFDLKNEADQNNILLDLVNVGKVRSFDERIPSMNEVFINAVSNHS; encoded by the coding sequence ATGCTAAAAGCTGAACAAATTACTAAAACCTACAATGCCGGAAAAAAGACCGCATTAGACGATTTTAGCATACACGTTCCGAAAGGAAGTATTTACGGTCTTCTAGGACCAAACGGAGCAGGAAAAACTTCTTTCATCCGAATCATCAATCAGATTACACAAGCCGATTCAGGAAACGTTTTCATTAACGGAGAAAAACTGAATCCGAATCATATTAAAGACATTGGCTATATGCCGGAAGAACGCGGTCTTTATAAAAACATGAGCGTTGGAGATCAGATTCTTTACTTCGGAGAACTGAAAGGAATGACAAAAAATGATGCTCTGAATGAAGCAAAAAAATGGTTTGATAAACTTAATATCGATCAATGGTGGAAGAAAAAACTCTCTGAACTTTCAAAAGGGATGGCTCAGAAAATACAATTCGTTGTAACCGTTCTTCACAGGCCTCATCTTTTAATTTTGGATGAACCTTTCTCAGGTTTTGACCCGGTGAATGCAAATTTAATTAAAGATCAGATCATCGAGCTTAAAAATAACGGAACCACAATTATTCTTTCAACTCACAGAATGGAAAGTGTGGAAGAAATGTGTGATTATGTTGCGTTGATCAATAATTCTAAAAAAATAATCGACGGAAGAGTTTTTGATGTTCGTGAAAAATTCAAGAAAAATATTTTTGGAGTTACTTTATCTGAAGTCAACGATAATCAGTTTGATCAGTTTAAAAACAAATATGGAATTTTCAACATGACCCATGAAAACAATCTGGTTTCTTTTGATTTGAAAAACGAAGCGGATCAGAATAATATCCTTTTAGATCTGGTTAATGTAGGAAAAGTAAGATCTTTCGACGAAAGAATTCCGAGCATGAATGAAGTATTTATCAATGCGGTAAGCAATCACTCTTAA
- a CDS encoding T9SS type A sorting domain-containing protein, whose protein sequence is MKKLLLLFIFIGATIGFSDNLKAQIKEPTSTNQKSDDGVLTAYPNPAKDFLMVKAKDSSLKIKNVSFYSILGTQVASYNINSNNAEINIQKLKPGKYLIRYILSDNTQKVTQIVKQ, encoded by the coding sequence ATGAAAAAACTTTTACTTTTATTTATATTTATTGGCGCTACTATTGGGTTTTCTGATAATTTGAAAGCACAAATAAAAGAGCCGACTTCCACTAATCAGAAATCTGATGACGGTGTGCTTACTGCATATCCGAATCCTGCGAAAGATTTTTTGATGGTGAAAGCGAAAGATTCTTCATTGAAAATTAAAAATGTTTCTTTTTATTCTATATTGGGAACTCAGGTTGCCAGTTACAATATCAACAGCAACAATGCTGAGATTAATATTCAGAAACTGAAACCCGGAAAATATCTTATCAGATATATTCTAAGCGACAATACACAAAAAGTTACTCAAATAGTAAAGCAATAA
- the hemB gene encoding porphobilinogen synthase — protein sequence MIYSRNRRLRVNESMRGLVRECSLSVNDFVMPIFVMEGENKEEAIASMPGIFRRSIDLTVKECKELFSLGVKAVNLYMKVSDHLKDNTGKEAWNKDGLMQNTIKAIKDAVPEMVIMPDVALDPYSIYGHDGIIENGKIINDATNDALAKMAVSHAEAGADIVAPSDMMDGRVLAIREALEESGFHDVGILSYAAKYASSFYGPFRSALDSAPKDNMEIPKDKKTYQMDFHNSREALNEVFKDVEEGADIIMIKPGLPYLDIVAKVHEAIDLPIAVYNVSGEYAMLKAAAQNGWLDNDKAIIESLTCFKRAGADMIFTYAAKEAAMILNK from the coding sequence ATGATATATTCTAGAAACAGAAGACTAAGAGTGAATGAATCGATGAGAGGTTTGGTAAGAGAATGCAGTCTTTCAGTGAACGATTTTGTAATGCCTATTTTCGTAATGGAGGGCGAGAACAAAGAAGAAGCAATTGCTTCAATGCCCGGAATTTTCAGGCGAAGCATTGATCTTACGGTAAAAGAATGTAAAGAATTATTTTCTTTAGGCGTAAAGGCGGTTAACCTTTATATGAAAGTTTCAGATCACTTAAAAGATAACACCGGAAAAGAAGCGTGGAATAAAGATGGTTTAATGCAAAACACCATCAAAGCAATTAAAGATGCGGTGCCTGAAATGGTAATTATGCCCGATGTAGCCTTAGATCCTTATTCAATTTACGGTCACGACGGAATTATAGAAAACGGAAAAATCATCAATGATGCAACCAATGATGCGTTGGCAAAAATGGCAGTGTCACATGCAGAAGCCGGAGCTGACATTGTGGCACCGAGTGACATGATGGATGGCAGAGTTTTAGCAATTCGTGAAGCTTTAGAAGAAAGCGGTTTTCATGATGTGGGAATTCTAAGTTACGCTGCAAAATATGCAAGTTCTTTTTACGGACCATTCAGAAGTGCTTTAGACAGTGCTCCAAAAGATAATATGGAAATTCCGAAAGATAAAAAAACGTATCAGATGGATTTTCACAACTCGCGTGAAGCATTAAATGAGGTTTTTAAAGATGTGGAAGAAGGTGCAGATATTATTATGATCAAACCAGGTCTCCCATATTTAGATATTGTAGCAAAAGTGCATGAAGCAATTGATTTACCGATTGCAGTTTATAATGTAAGTGGAGAATATGCAATGCTGAAAGCTGCTGCTCAAAATGGCTGGCTTGATAATGACAAAGCAATTATTGAAAGCTTAACTTGCTTCAAAAGAGCAGGAGCAGACATGATTTTCACCTATGCTGCAAAAGAAGCTGCAATGATTTTAAACAAATAA
- a CDS encoding cob(I)yrinic acid a,c-diamide adenosyltransferase, whose amino-acid sequence MKIYTKTGDKGQTALYGGTRVSKASARVDSYGNIDELNSFIGISKSHITDEEVLKQLKKIQFDLFTVGSEAATPVDKLMLANGKSRLPLIISDTEIEELENWMDSFEDKLEPLQYFILPGGGKSATFLHAARTICRRAERSLVFLNESEEVRPELIKYLNRLSDYLFVLARYISKINNEPEEYWNPNER is encoded by the coding sequence ATGAAAATATACACTAAAACGGGAGATAAAGGACAGACCGCTTTATATGGCGGAACGAGAGTTTCAAAAGCCAGCGCAAGAGTTGACAGTTATGGAAATATTGACGAGCTGAATTCTTTTATCGGAATTTCAAAAAGTCATATCACCGATGAGGAAGTTTTAAAGCAGTTAAAAAAAATTCAGTTTGATCTGTTTACGGTAGGTTCAGAAGCCGCAACTCCGGTTGATAAATTAATGTTGGCCAACGGGAAATCTCGTCTTCCTCTGATTATTTCTGATACTGAAATTGAAGAACTCGAAAATTGGATGGATTCTTTTGAAGATAAATTAGAGCCTCTTCAATATTTTATTCTTCCAGGCGGTGGAAAATCAGCTACTTTTTTACATGCAGCCCGTACAATTTGCCGTAGAGCGGAACGTTCTCTGGTTTTCTTGAATGAATCTGAAGAAGTGCGTCCTGAATTGATCAAATATCTGAACCGTCTTTCTGATTATCTGTTTGTTTTGGCAAGATACATCTCAAAAATAAACAACGAACCGGAAGAATACTGGAATCCGAATGAAAGATAA
- a CDS encoding thiamine diphosphokinase, with translation MKDKVLLFINGDAPRSSPDLEKYDLIACTDGAFHYLKELNFPLDKLDFISGDFDSHIGSDENVYQDKFILTLDQEKTDFHKALEIILEKGFQNVDVLGGSGGEQDHFLGNLTVAYSFKNNLNIKFYDEFSEYYFIPKNFTLKNVKNKMISLYPFPSAENITTKGLNWPLTNDSLSMISRIGTRNFAVEDEISIEYESGDLLFFVGINEIEYPEIY, from the coding sequence ATGAAAGATAAAGTACTTCTTTTTATCAATGGTGACGCTCCGAGATCTTCCCCCGATCTAGAAAAATATGATTTGATTGCCTGTACTGACGGTGCTTTTCATTATTTGAAGGAACTCAATTTTCCTTTAGACAAACTAGATTTTATTTCCGGGGATTTTGACTCTCATATTGGGTCAGACGAAAATGTGTATCAGGATAAATTTATTCTTACACTTGATCAGGAGAAAACAGATTTTCATAAAGCTTTAGAAATTATTTTAGAAAAAGGGTTTCAAAATGTTGATGTTTTAGGAGGAAGCGGAGGAGAGCAGGATCATTTTTTAGGAAATCTTACAGTCGCTTATTCATTTAAGAATAATTTAAACATAAAGTTTTATGATGAGTTTTCTGAATATTATTTTATTCCGAAAAATTTCACGCTGAAAAATGTCAAAAACAAAATGATTTCTCTGTATCCGTTTCCTTCAGCTGAAAATATTACGACAAAAGGGTTGAACTGGCCATTAACAAATGATAGTTTAAGCATGATATCAAGAATAGGAACACGTAACTTTGCAGTTGAGGATGAGATTTCTATTGAATATGAATCTGGAGATCTTTTATTTTTTGTTGGAATTAATGAAATAGAATATCCTGAAATATATTGA
- a CDS encoding tyrosine-protein phosphatase, with product MRQLIKISFLIIIISCAFSCKTQTFSVPEYGISKTDNQFEIKKVINFRTIGNIKNIDGRILKEGKFYRSGHLYQLKKKSLKTFQNLGIKEIIDLRNSKEISQKPDQLSDTFIYKNYSAFEDEGDQLNQAKKLVLKGKVKGSDADQRMLDFYKNYVTENPAIIKEIIHGILDSETPVLYHCTAGKDRTGIITALILTILKFDTATIENDYLLSNNYRKRLVQKRLHLANDLHFLYPKMDLNVIEKLSWVEKNYLETAFSEIDKKYGSIDIYIHQNLGISENKRNEYILKFTY from the coding sequence TTGAGACAATTAATAAAAATATCATTTCTAATTATCATTATTTCTTGTGCTTTTTCCTGTAAGACACAAACTTTTTCTGTACCTGAATATGGAATTTCAAAAACTGACAATCAATTTGAAATAAAAAAAGTAATCAATTTCAGAACAATTGGAAATATTAAAAATATCGATGGCAGAATTTTAAAAGAAGGAAAGTTTTATAGAAGTGGACATCTTTATCAACTCAAGAAAAAATCTCTCAAAACATTTCAGAATTTAGGAATTAAAGAGATTATTGATCTTAGAAATTCGAAAGAAATTTCGCAAAAACCAGATCAACTTTCCGATACTTTTATTTATAAAAATTATTCTGCATTTGAAGATGAAGGCGATCAGCTGAATCAGGCAAAAAAGCTTGTTTTAAAAGGGAAAGTTAAGGGTTCAGATGCAGATCAAAGAATGCTGGATTTTTATAAAAATTATGTCACAGAAAATCCGGCAATTATTAAGGAAATTATTCATGGGATTTTAGATTCGGAAACTCCTGTTTTATATCATTGTACGGCAGGAAAAGACAGAACCGGAATAATAACAGCGTTGATTTTGACTATTTTAAAATTTGACACAGCTACGATTGAGAACGATTATCTTCTTTCGAACAATTACCGCAAACGATTAGTGCAAAAAAGGCTTCATCTCGCCAATGATCTGCATTTTTTGTATCCAAAAATGGATTTGAATGTTATCGAAAAATTAAGTTGGGTAGAAAAGAATTATTTGGAAACTGCTTTTTCTGAAATTGATAAGAAATACGGTTCAATTGATATTTATATTCATCAAAATTTGGGAATCTCTGAAAATAAAAGAAACGAATATATTCTTAAGTTCACGTATTGA
- a CDS encoding arginine decarboxylase codes for MKIKYSELIDQTLYFPTEEFNVSENNLSFHDIPLMEVVEKFGTPLKVSYLPKISQNIQKAKGWFKEAFEKIDYKKNYRYCYCTKSSHFKFVIEEALKNDISIETSSAYDMDIVKSLYTEGKVDKNIEVICNGFKTDDYLAKISDMINSGFENITPILDNYRELDKLTESIDTTFDIGIRIASEEEPKFEFYTSRLGIGYKDIIPYYSQKIAEHPNARLKMLHFFINTGIKDTAYYWNELYKCLRVYARLKKIAPEVNSLNIGGGFPIKTSLNFDYDYQYMVEEIVSQIKKFCEEEGVEEPNIYTEFGSFTVGESGANLYKIISQKRQNDREKWNMIDSSFMTTLPDTWAISRHFIMLPLNRWEDSYERVFLGGLTCDSDDYYNSEQHTNAIYLPVFSDTKPLYIGFFHTGAYQETIGGYGGVHHCLMPQPRHILIQKDENGEFQYEIFRERQEPEDILKLLGYQ; via the coding sequence ATGAAAATAAAATACTCGGAACTTATTGATCAGACATTGTATTTTCCAACCGAAGAATTCAATGTTTCTGAGAACAATTTGTCTTTTCACGACATTCCTTTGATGGAAGTTGTTGAGAAGTTTGGAACGCCTCTTAAGGTAAGTTACCTCCCGAAGATTTCTCAAAATATTCAGAAAGCAAAAGGCTGGTTTAAGGAAGCTTTTGAGAAAATCGATTACAAAAAAAACTACAGATACTGTTACTGTACAAAATCCAGCCATTTCAAATTTGTGATTGAAGAAGCTTTGAAGAACGATATTTCTATCGAAACATCTTCAGCTTACGATATGGATATTGTGAAATCGCTTTACACAGAAGGCAAAGTTGATAAAAATATTGAAGTGATCTGTAATGGTTTCAAAACGGATGATTATCTGGCGAAAATTTCAGATATGATCAACAGTGGTTTTGAAAATATTACTCCTATTTTAGATAATTACAGAGAACTTGATAAGTTAACTGAAAGTATCGACACGACTTTCGATATCGGAATCAGAATTGCTTCTGAGGAAGAACCAAAGTTCGAATTTTATACCTCAAGATTAGGGATCGGATATAAAGATATCATTCCTTACTACAGCCAAAAAATTGCAGAACATCCGAATGCAAGGCTAAAAATGCTTCACTTTTTCATTAATACCGGGATCAAAGACACGGCTTATTATTGGAATGAATTGTACAAATGTCTTCGTGTTTATGCACGTTTGAAGAAAATTGCTCCGGAAGTAAATTCATTAAATATTGGTGGTGGTTTCCCAATCAAAACTTCATTAAATTTCGATTACGATTATCAGTATATGGTGGAAGAAATCGTTTCACAGATCAAAAAATTCTGTGAGGAAGAAGGAGTAGAAGAGCCAAATATTTATACTGAATTTGGAAGTTTTACAGTAGGAGAAAGTGGTGCTAATTTGTATAAAATTATTTCTCAAAAACGTCAGAATGATAGAGAAAAGTGGAATATGATCGATTCATCTTTTATGACCACGCTTCCTGATACTTGGGCAATTTCAAGACACTTTATTATGCTGCCGTTAAACCGTTGGGAAGATTCTTACGAAAGAGTTTTCTTAGGTGGATTAACTTGTGATTCAGATGATTATTATAACTCTGAACAGCATACCAACGCCATTTATTTGCCTGTTTTCAGCGATACAAAACCTTTGTATATTGGTTTCTTCCACACAGGAGCTTATCAGGAAACAATCGGTGGTTATGGTGGAGTTCATCACTGTTTGATGCCACAACCAAGACATATCTTGATCCAGAAAGATGAAAATGGAGAATTCCAATATGAGATCTTTAGAGAAAGACAGGAACCTGAAGATATTTTGAAATTATTAGGATATCAATAA
- a CDS encoding HAD family hydrolase → MSLKAVLFDMDGVIVDTEPLHRKAYFKTFNQLEIEVSEDLYTSFTGASTKRVCETLISEFNLTHTHEDITNIKRTHFKDYFYNDEEFDLIPGVRKLIEHYYENNVKLIVASSASMTTINMVFDKFGLEKYFSGKISGADLKESKPHPEIFQLAAKMANEPIENCMVIEDSTNGILAAHKANIFCTAYKSSNSHNQDYSLANVVISDYSEIEVDKISKHF, encoded by the coding sequence ATGTCCTTAAAAGCTGTGCTTTTCGATATGGATGGGGTAATTGTTGATACAGAACCTCTTCATAGAAAAGCTTATTTCAAAACATTCAACCAGCTAGAGATCGAGGTTTCTGAAGACCTTTACACTTCTTTTACAGGAGCTTCTACAAAAAGAGTTTGTGAAACTTTAATTTCTGAGTTTAATTTAACACATACTCACGAAGATATTACCAATATTAAAAGAACCCACTTCAAAGATTACTTTTACAACGATGAAGAATTTGATTTAATTCCAGGGGTAAGGAAATTAATCGAACATTATTATGAAAATAACGTTAAATTGATTGTCGCTTCTTCAGCAAGTATGACCACCATCAATATGGTTTTTGATAAATTTGGATTGGAAAAATATTTTAGCGGAAAAATTAGCGGTGCCGATCTAAAAGAATCAAAACCTCATCCCGAGATTTTCCAGCTTGCCGCAAAAATGGCCAACGAACCGATTGAAAACTGTATGGTGATCGAAGATTCTACCAACGGAATTTTAGCAGCGCACAAAGCGAATATTTTCTGTACAGCGTATAAAAGCTCTAACTCTCATAATCAGGATTATAGTTTAGCAAATGTTGTGATTTCAGATTATTCGGAAATCGAAGTTGATAAAATTTCTAAACATTTTTAA
- the speB gene encoding agmatinase, which produces MKTYAGIPEENASLENSKVVLVTVPYDGTSTWGKGADKGPELFLDASENMELYDIETGTEPYLEGVYLAGEVSENSTPEAMTEAVYQKTKELLATDKLFTLFGGEHSVSIGSIRAVGEKFEDLTVLQLDAHTDLRPEFHGSTSNHACAVFEANQKHNLVQVGIRSMDVEEVEYLPEGRVFFAHEIANNENWVNDVLEKVSGNVYITIDLDAFDPSIAPSTGTPEPGGLQWYPTLELLRKVFEKCNVVAFDIVELMDSAYSKPSAFLAAKLYYKMLAYYHINKD; this is translated from the coding sequence ATGAAAACATACGCAGGAATTCCTGAAGAAAATGCTTCATTAGAAAATTCAAAAGTAGTTTTGGTAACGGTTCCTTACGATGGAACTTCAACTTGGGGAAAAGGTGCAGACAAAGGCCCGGAATTATTCCTTGATGCTTCAGAAAACATGGAGCTTTACGACATAGAAACAGGTACAGAGCCTTATCTTGAAGGAGTTTATTTAGCTGGAGAAGTTTCTGAAAACTCTACACCTGAAGCAATGACAGAAGCTGTTTATCAGAAAACAAAAGAGCTTTTGGCAACAGATAAATTGTTTACCCTTTTTGGTGGAGAACATTCAGTTTCTATCGGTTCAATTCGTGCAGTTGGAGAGAAATTTGAAGATCTTACGGTTCTTCAGTTAGATGCTCACACAGATTTACGTCCAGAATTCCATGGTTCTACTTCTAATCACGCTTGTGCGGTTTTTGAAGCGAATCAGAAGCATAATTTGGTTCAGGTTGGAATCCGTTCTATGGATGTTGAGGAAGTTGAATATTTACCGGAAGGAAGAGTGTTCTTCGCTCATGAAATTGCGAACAATGAGAATTGGGTAAATGATGTTTTAGAAAAAGTTTCAGGAAACGTTTATATTACGATCGATTTGGACGCTTTTGACCCGTCAATTGCACCTTCCACAGGAACTCCGGAACCAGGAGGTTTGCAATGGTATCCAACATTGGAATTATTAAGAAAAGTTTTCGAAAAATGTAATGTTGTTGCTTTTGATATCGTTGAATTAATGGATTCTGCGTATTCAAAGCCAAGTGCATTCTTAGCAGCAAAACTGTATTATAAAATGTTGGCATATTATCACATCAACAAAGACTAA
- a CDS encoding bifunctional helix-turn-helix domain-containing protein/methylated-DNA--[protein]-cysteine S-methyltransferase — translation MFTQDEIDYQRIAKAIVFIQSNFKLQPNLDEVAEKVNLSPAHFQRIFTDWAGTSPKKFLQFISLEHAKSLLKEEKATLFDAALETGLSSTSRLHDLFVKIEGMSPAEYKNGGKNLNINYSFSESPFGKIITASTEKGICYMAFEEDKKNALRDLQSRFPNASFFEKQDDFQKNALSIFNKDWSKLNTIKLHLKGTDFQLKVWESLLTIPMGKLSTYGNLADKIGNPKASRAVGTAIGSNPVAFLIPCHRVIQSSGKIGGYMWGSDRKQLIIGWESSKVYSDDLF, via the coding sequence ATGTTCACACAAGACGAAATAGATTATCAGAGAATTGCCAAAGCGATAGTATTTATTCAGAGCAATTTTAAGCTTCAGCCCAATTTGGATGAGGTTGCTGAAAAAGTAAATCTAAGTCCGGCACATTTTCAGAGAATATTTACTGATTGGGCAGGAACAAGTCCGAAGAAATTTTTGCAGTTCATCAGTCTTGAGCATGCAAAAAGTTTACTGAAAGAAGAAAAAGCCACATTATTTGACGCAGCATTAGAGACCGGACTTTCAAGCACAAGCAGATTGCATGATTTGTTTGTGAAAATTGAAGGAATGTCGCCTGCAGAATATAAGAATGGCGGAAAAAATTTAAATATCAATTATAGCTTTTCTGAAAGCCCATTTGGGAAAATCATCACAGCTTCCACCGAAAAAGGGATCTGTTATATGGCTTTCGAAGAAGATAAAAAAAATGCATTGAGAGATTTACAAAGTAGATTTCCCAATGCATCTTTTTTTGAAAAGCAGGATGATTTTCAGAAAAATGCGTTGTCGATTTTTAATAAAGACTGGTCAAAGCTTAATACCATCAAGCTTCATTTAAAAGGAACAGATTTTCAGCTCAAAGTTTGGGAAAGTTTACTGACTATTCCAATGGGAAAATTATCAACCTATGGGAATTTAGCCGATAAAATTGGAAATCCAAAAGCTTCACGAGCTGTAGGAACTGCGATTGGAAGTAATCCTGTAGCTTTTTTAATTCCTTGTCACCGCGTTATACAGTCTTCTGGGAAAATCGGCGGTTACATGTGGGGAAGTGATAGAAAACAGCTAATTATTGGTTGGGAAAGTTCGAAGGTGTATTCTGATGATTTGTTTTAA
- a CDS encoding alpha-ketoglutarate-dependent dioxygenase AlkB family protein, producing MNNLFNEIKDFPINILPKDGVTDYYGKIFSDEECEKYYQYLFNQIPWENDEAVIFGKLIYTKRKVAWFGEKAFEYTYSNRTKYAKLWSLELLQLKQKCEEVSGETYNSCLLNLYHDGSEGMAYHSDGEKDLKKHGAIASLTFGAERKFSFKHKISKERIDISLENGSLLVMKGITQENWLHRLPPTTKVKTPRVNLTFRTIEE from the coding sequence ATGAATAATTTGTTTAACGAAATCAAAGATTTTCCCATCAATATTCTACCCAAAGACGGTGTCACAGACTATTATGGAAAGATTTTTTCTGATGAAGAATGCGAAAAATATTATCAATATTTATTCAACCAAATCCCTTGGGAAAATGACGAGGCGGTCATCTTTGGAAAACTAATCTATACCAAGAGAAAAGTTGCCTGGTTTGGTGAAAAAGCATTTGAATATACTTACTCAAACCGAACAAAATATGCAAAACTCTGGAGTCTCGAATTACTGCAATTAAAACAAAAATGCGAAGAAGTTTCCGGAGAAACTTACAATTCATGTCTTCTGAATTTATACCACGACGGAAGCGAAGGAATGGCTTATCACAGCGACGGCGAAAAAGATTTGAAAAAACATGGAGCAATTGCATCCTTAACTTTCGGAGCGGAAAGAAAGTTTTCTTTCAAACATAAAATTTCTAAAGAAAGAATTGATATTTCATTGGAAAATGGAAGTTTATTGGTGATGAAAGGAATAACGCAGGAAAACTGGCTTCATCGACTTCCACCAACTACAAAAGTAAAAACACCAAGAGTGAATCTGACTTTCAGAACTATTGAAGAATGA